In Eleutherodactylus coqui strain aEleCoq1 chromosome 4, aEleCoq1.hap1, whole genome shotgun sequence, the following are encoded in one genomic region:
- the LOC136626288 gene encoding solute carrier family 2, facilitated glucose transporter member 3-like: MEPRRGGLTCSLAFYVLVASIGSLQFGYNTGVINAPEQIIRSFYNDTYIHRYQTPMSANMLTSLWSLSVAIFSVGGMFGSLSVGFFANYFGRKKSLLLVNVFALVGGALMALSKLAWSFEMLIIGRFVIGIFSGFCTGLIPMYIGEMAPTAYRGALGTLNQLGIVVGILIAQIFGLEVILGSTTYWPLLLGITVLLSVIQCGLLPFCPESPRYLLIIKKEHELAETILQKVRGTQDVSSDIEEMKEEADRMAQEKPVSFIELFRSRQYRQPIIIAIVLQLSQQLSGINAIFYYSTSIFEKARVPNPIYATIGAGIVNVVFTVVSLLVVERAGRRTLHLTGLGGMAVFALIMTIATKLIDQAVGWSYVSIVAIYIFVAMFEIGPGPIPWFIVAELFSQGPRPAAMAVSGCSNWTANFLVGMLFPYAAEGCGPYVFLIFMGLLIIFFIFTFFKVPETRGRTFEDIAQDFQRKSNFEPANKSNNVELTGVKVPQGIIE, encoded by the exons gggggtctTACATGTTCTCTCGCCTTCTACGTACTGGTGGCATCAATTGGATCCCTGCAGTTTGGATACAACACAGGAGTCATCAACGCTCCCGAACAG atcatcagatccttctacaaTGACACGTACATCCATCGCTACCAGACGCCGATGTCTGCCAACATGCTCACCTCGCTGTGGTCACTGTCCGTGGCCATATTCTCCGTCGGGGGAATGTTTGGATCTCTCTCTGTTGGATTCTTTGCAAACTACTTTGGCAG GAAGAAATCATTGCTGTTGGTGAATGTCTTTGCCCTGGTGGGAGGAGCACTGATGGCGCTCTCGAAGCTTGCTTGGTCATTTGAGATGCTTATTATTGGAAGATTCGTCATTGGAATTTTCTCTGGATTCTGCACTGGTCTGATACCCATGTATATTGGAGAAATGGCCCCCACCGCTTACCGAGGGGCTCTGGGGACGCTGAACCAGCTGGGCATCGTAGTGGGAATATTGATCGCACAG ATTTTTGGTCTGGAAGTGATCCTGGGGTCTACAACATACTGGCCTCTCTTACTGGGGATCACAGTTCTTTTGTCGGTCATCCAGTGTGGGTTGCTGCCTTTCTGTCCAGAGAGCCCCCGATATTTACTCATTATTAAGAAGGAGCATGAACTAGCTGAGACCA TACTACAGAAAGTTCGAGGGACTCAAGACGTGTCCTCTGACATTGAAGAGATGAAGGAAGAAGCTGATCGCATGGCGCAGGAGAAACCCGTTTCCTTTATAGAACTCTTCCGATCCAGACAGTATCGGCAGCCAATTATTATCGCCATCGTTCTGCAGCTTTCACAGCAGCTATCTGGTATCAATGCA aTTTTTTACTATTCCACGAGTATCTTCGAGAAAGCAAGGGTCCCTAATCCTATTTATGCAACCATTGGTGCCGGCATTGTAAACGTTGTTTTCACGGTGGTATCG CTTCTGGTTGTGGAACGCGCTGGGCGTCGGACTCTGCACCTCACTGGTCTTGGTGGAATGGCAGTGTTTGCCCTGATTATGACAATTGCCACGAAACTAATT GACCAGGCGGTAGGATGGAGTTACGTCAGCATCGTGGCCATCTATATTTTTGTGGCTATGTTTGAGATCGGTCCAGGACCCATTCCTTGGTTCATCGTAGCTGAGCTCTTCAGTCAAGGTCCTCGACCCGCAGCCATGGCTGTGTCCGGGTGCTCCAACTGGACAGCAAACTTTCTAGTGGGCATGTTGTTCCCCTATGCAGCG GAGGGATGCGGCCCCTATGtcttcctcattttcatgggcctACTGATTATCTTCTTCATCTTCACTTTCTTCAAAGTCCCTGAGACAAGGGGCCGGACATTTGAAGACATTGCTCAGGACTTCCAGAGAAAGAGTAATTTTGAACCTGCCAACAAGAGCAACAACGTAGAACTAACTGGAGTTAAGGTGCCCCAGGGTATTATTGAGTAA